One window of Magallana gigas chromosome 2, xbMagGiga1.1, whole genome shotgun sequence genomic DNA carries:
- the LOC105338403 gene encoding innexin unc-9 isoform X4, producing MEFWMDSIIGSVGRVANVKVRNDDDLIDRLNHFYTTGILIIFTVVVSARQYVGDPIRCWCPAEFPGTHVDYTNNICWISNTYYIPLDEMVPPQHQLHLRREKELNYYQWVPVMLLIQALMFYIPCIIWRILNGQSGINVDRIVSLGSNAQFESPETRVRTIKYLVKHVDRCLSNQRDTRGTCCVQLRHILSTKLSILCGRRYGNFLVAIYFLMKAMYIANAIGQLFLLNEFLGTDFNVYGFQVLDELVNGKEWTGSHRFPRVTLCDFQIRQVTNLQQYTVQCVLPINLFNEKIYIFLWFWLVFVCILSCYSLTNWMWHMVFPTTRIQYVRKFLKLMERLGTGPDRKLAARFVMDYLRHDGVFTLRLIGKNSSDIVVAEIVSELWDMYRSKKCIQIRTNSQNPGHETEEADV from the exons gatGGACAGCATTATTGGGTCTGTTGGACGGGTAGCCAATGTCAAGGTTCGGAATGATGACGATCTGATAGACAGACTCAACCATTTCTACACCACAGGTATCCTCATCATCTTCACCGTGGTGGTCAGCGCTCGGCAGTACGTGGGCGACCCCATACGGTGCTGGTGTCCGGCGGAATTCCCCGGCACCCACGTGGACTACACAAACAATATCTGTTGGATCTCAAATACATACTACATACCGCTAGACGAg ATGGTGCCGCCACAACATCAGCTACACTTGCGAAGAGAAAAAGAGTTGAATTACTACCAGTGGGTTCCTGTAATGCTACTCATTCAAGCACTAATGTTTTATATTCCTTGCATTATTTGGCGCATTTTGAATGGCCAGTCTGGAATAAATGTCGATAGAATCGTCAGTCTTGGAAGTAACGCTCAGTTTGAAAGTCCAGAAACTCGTGTTCGGACTATAAAGTATCTTGTCAAGCATGTCGATAGATGTCTTTCAAATCAACGAGACACAAGGGGGACTTGTTGTGTGCAGCTCAGACACATTTTGTCCACCAAGTTATCAATATTATGTGGGCGACGGTACGGGAACTTCCTGGTGGCGATCTATTTCCTGATGAAAGCTATGTACATTGCCAACGCCATTGGACAGTTGTTTCTGCTCAATGAGTTCCTCGGGACGGATTTTAATGTATACGGATTCCAAGTATTAGACGAACTAGTCAACGGGAAGGAGTGGACCGGATCTCATAGGTTTCCGAGGGTAACTCTGTGTGACTTTCAAATCCGCCAAGTGACGAATTTGCAGCAGTATACAGTTCAGTGTGTTCTGCCGATTAACCTGTTTAACGAAAAGATATACATTTTCTTGTGGTTTTGGCTCGTGTTTGTCTGCATTTTATCGTGCTATAGTTTAACTAACTGGATGTGGCACATGGTCTTTCCGACGACACGGATCCAGTATGTGCGAAAATTCCTAAAACTAATGGAACGATTGGGGACAGGTCCCGACCGGAAGCTTGCGGCTCGATTCGTCATGGATTATCTAAGACATGATGGCGTGTTTACGCTCAGACTCATAGGGAAGAATTCTAGTGACATAGTGGTGGCTGAGATTGTCTCCGAGTTATGGGATATGTATCGAAGCAAAAAGTGCATCCAGATAAGGACTAACAGCCAAAACCCTGGACACGAAACGGAAGAAGCGGATGTATGA
- the LOC105338403 gene encoding innexin unc-9 isoform X6, with the protein MRMDSIIGSVGRVANVKVRNDDDLIDRLNHFYTTGILIIFTVVVSARQYVGDPIRCWCPAEFPGTHVDYTNNICWISNTYYIPLDEMVPPQHQLHLRREKELNYYQWVPVMLLIQALMFYIPCIIWRILNGQSGINVDRIVSLGSNAQFESPETRVRTIKYLVKHVDRCLSNQRDTRGTCCVQLRHILSTKLSILCGRRYGNFLVAIYFLMKAMYIANAIGQLFLLNEFLGTDFNVYGFQVLDELVNGKEWTGSHRFPRVTLCDFQIRQVTNLQQYTVQCVLPINLFNEKIYIFLWFWLVFVCILSCYSLTNWMWHMVFPTTRIQYVRKFLKLMERLGTGPDRKLAARFVMDYLRHDGVFTLRLIGKNSSDIVVAEIVSELWDMYRSKKCIQIRTNSQNPGHETEEADV; encoded by the exons gatGGACAGCATTATTGGGTCTGTTGGACGGGTAGCCAATGTCAAGGTTCGGAATGATGACGATCTGATAGACAGACTCAACCATTTCTACACCACAGGTATCCTCATCATCTTCACCGTGGTGGTCAGCGCTCGGCAGTACGTGGGCGACCCCATACGGTGCTGGTGTCCGGCGGAATTCCCCGGCACCCACGTGGACTACACAAACAATATCTGTTGGATCTCAAATACATACTACATACCGCTAGACGAg ATGGTGCCGCCACAACATCAGCTACACTTGCGAAGAGAAAAAGAGTTGAATTACTACCAGTGGGTTCCTGTAATGCTACTCATTCAAGCACTAATGTTTTATATTCCTTGCATTATTTGGCGCATTTTGAATGGCCAGTCTGGAATAAATGTCGATAGAATCGTCAGTCTTGGAAGTAACGCTCAGTTTGAAAGTCCAGAAACTCGTGTTCGGACTATAAAGTATCTTGTCAAGCATGTCGATAGATGTCTTTCAAATCAACGAGACACAAGGGGGACTTGTTGTGTGCAGCTCAGACACATTTTGTCCACCAAGTTATCAATATTATGTGGGCGACGGTACGGGAACTTCCTGGTGGCGATCTATTTCCTGATGAAAGCTATGTACATTGCCAACGCCATTGGACAGTTGTTTCTGCTCAATGAGTTCCTCGGGACGGATTTTAATGTATACGGATTCCAAGTATTAGACGAACTAGTCAACGGGAAGGAGTGGACCGGATCTCATAGGTTTCCGAGGGTAACTCTGTGTGACTTTCAAATCCGCCAAGTGACGAATTTGCAGCAGTATACAGTTCAGTGTGTTCTGCCGATTAACCTGTTTAACGAAAAGATATACATTTTCTTGTGGTTTTGGCTCGTGTTTGTCTGCATTTTATCGTGCTATAGTTTAACTAACTGGATGTGGCACATGGTCTTTCCGACGACACGGATCCAGTATGTGCGAAAATTCCTAAAACTAATGGAACGATTGGGGACAGGTCCCGACCGGAAGCTTGCGGCTCGATTCGTCATGGATTATCTAAGACATGATGGCGTGTTTACGCTCAGACTCATAGGGAAGAATTCTAGTGACATAGTGGTGGCTGAGATTGTCTCCGAGTTATGGGATATGTATCGAAGCAAAAAGTGCATCCAGATAAGGACTAACAGCCAAAACCCTGGACACGAAACGGAAGAAGCGGATGTATGA
- the LOC105338403 gene encoding innexin unc-9 isoform X9: protein MMDSIIGSVGRVANVKVRNDDDLIDRLNHFYTTGILIIFTVVVSARQYVGDPIRCWCPAEFPGTHVDYTNNICWISNTYYIPLDEMVPPQHQLHLRREKELNYYQWVPVMLLIQALMFYIPCIIWRILNGQSGINVDRIVSLGSNAQFESPETRVRTIKYLVKHVDRCLSNQRDTRGTCCVQLRHILSTKLSILCGRRYGNFLVAIYFLMKAMYIANAIGQLFLLNEFLGTDFNVYGFQVLDELVNGKEWTGSHRFPRVTLCDFQIRQVTNLQQYTVQCVLPINLFNEKIYIFLWFWLVFVCILSCYSLTNWMWHMVFPTTRIQYVRKFLKLMERLGTGPDRKLAARFVMDYLRHDGVFTLRLIGKNSSDIVVAEIVSELWDMYRSKKCIQIRTNSQNPGHETEEADV from the exons gatGGACAGCATTATTGGGTCTGTTGGACGGGTAGCCAATGTCAAGGTTCGGAATGATGACGATCTGATAGACAGACTCAACCATTTCTACACCACAGGTATCCTCATCATCTTCACCGTGGTGGTCAGCGCTCGGCAGTACGTGGGCGACCCCATACGGTGCTGGTGTCCGGCGGAATTCCCCGGCACCCACGTGGACTACACAAACAATATCTGTTGGATCTCAAATACATACTACATACCGCTAGACGAg ATGGTGCCGCCACAACATCAGCTACACTTGCGAAGAGAAAAAGAGTTGAATTACTACCAGTGGGTTCCTGTAATGCTACTCATTCAAGCACTAATGTTTTATATTCCTTGCATTATTTGGCGCATTTTGAATGGCCAGTCTGGAATAAATGTCGATAGAATCGTCAGTCTTGGAAGTAACGCTCAGTTTGAAAGTCCAGAAACTCGTGTTCGGACTATAAAGTATCTTGTCAAGCATGTCGATAGATGTCTTTCAAATCAACGAGACACAAGGGGGACTTGTTGTGTGCAGCTCAGACACATTTTGTCCACCAAGTTATCAATATTATGTGGGCGACGGTACGGGAACTTCCTGGTGGCGATCTATTTCCTGATGAAAGCTATGTACATTGCCAACGCCATTGGACAGTTGTTTCTGCTCAATGAGTTCCTCGGGACGGATTTTAATGTATACGGATTCCAAGTATTAGACGAACTAGTCAACGGGAAGGAGTGGACCGGATCTCATAGGTTTCCGAGGGTAACTCTGTGTGACTTTCAAATCCGCCAAGTGACGAATTTGCAGCAGTATACAGTTCAGTGTGTTCTGCCGATTAACCTGTTTAACGAAAAGATATACATTTTCTTGTGGTTTTGGCTCGTGTTTGTCTGCATTTTATCGTGCTATAGTTTAACTAACTGGATGTGGCACATGGTCTTTCCGACGACACGGATCCAGTATGTGCGAAAATTCCTAAAACTAATGGAACGATTGGGGACAGGTCCCGACCGGAAGCTTGCGGCTCGATTCGTCATGGATTATCTAAGACATGATGGCGTGTTTACGCTCAGACTCATAGGGAAGAATTCTAGTGACATAGTGGTGGCTGAGATTGTCTCCGAGTTATGGGATATGTATCGAAGCAAAAAGTGCATCCAGATAAGGACTAACAGCCAAAACCCTGGACACGAAACGGAAGAAGCGGATGTATGA
- the LOC105338403 gene encoding innexin unc-9 isoform X5 yields MLSVMDSIIGSVGRVANVKVRNDDDLIDRLNHFYTTGILIIFTVVVSARQYVGDPIRCWCPAEFPGTHVDYTNNICWISNTYYIPLDEMVPPQHQLHLRREKELNYYQWVPVMLLIQALMFYIPCIIWRILNGQSGINVDRIVSLGSNAQFESPETRVRTIKYLVKHVDRCLSNQRDTRGTCCVQLRHILSTKLSILCGRRYGNFLVAIYFLMKAMYIANAIGQLFLLNEFLGTDFNVYGFQVLDELVNGKEWTGSHRFPRVTLCDFQIRQVTNLQQYTVQCVLPINLFNEKIYIFLWFWLVFVCILSCYSLTNWMWHMVFPTTRIQYVRKFLKLMERLGTGPDRKLAARFVMDYLRHDGVFTLRLIGKNSSDIVVAEIVSELWDMYRSKKCIQIRTNSQNPGHETEEADV; encoded by the exons ATGTTAAGCGT gatGGACAGCATTATTGGGTCTGTTGGACGGGTAGCCAATGTCAAGGTTCGGAATGATGACGATCTGATAGACAGACTCAACCATTTCTACACCACAGGTATCCTCATCATCTTCACCGTGGTGGTCAGCGCTCGGCAGTACGTGGGCGACCCCATACGGTGCTGGTGTCCGGCGGAATTCCCCGGCACCCACGTGGACTACACAAACAATATCTGTTGGATCTCAAATACATACTACATACCGCTAGACGAg ATGGTGCCGCCACAACATCAGCTACACTTGCGAAGAGAAAAAGAGTTGAATTACTACCAGTGGGTTCCTGTAATGCTACTCATTCAAGCACTAATGTTTTATATTCCTTGCATTATTTGGCGCATTTTGAATGGCCAGTCTGGAATAAATGTCGATAGAATCGTCAGTCTTGGAAGTAACGCTCAGTTTGAAAGTCCAGAAACTCGTGTTCGGACTATAAAGTATCTTGTCAAGCATGTCGATAGATGTCTTTCAAATCAACGAGACACAAGGGGGACTTGTTGTGTGCAGCTCAGACACATTTTGTCCACCAAGTTATCAATATTATGTGGGCGACGGTACGGGAACTTCCTGGTGGCGATCTATTTCCTGATGAAAGCTATGTACATTGCCAACGCCATTGGACAGTTGTTTCTGCTCAATGAGTTCCTCGGGACGGATTTTAATGTATACGGATTCCAAGTATTAGACGAACTAGTCAACGGGAAGGAGTGGACCGGATCTCATAGGTTTCCGAGGGTAACTCTGTGTGACTTTCAAATCCGCCAAGTGACGAATTTGCAGCAGTATACAGTTCAGTGTGTTCTGCCGATTAACCTGTTTAACGAAAAGATATACATTTTCTTGTGGTTTTGGCTCGTGTTTGTCTGCATTTTATCGTGCTATAGTTTAACTAACTGGATGTGGCACATGGTCTTTCCGACGACACGGATCCAGTATGTGCGAAAATTCCTAAAACTAATGGAACGATTGGGGACAGGTCCCGACCGGAAGCTTGCGGCTCGATTCGTCATGGATTATCTAAGACATGATGGCGTGTTTACGCTCAGACTCATAGGGAAGAATTCTAGTGACATAGTGGTGGCTGAGATTGTCTCCGAGTTATGGGATATGTATCGAAGCAAAAAGTGCATCCAGATAAGGACTAACAGCCAAAACCCTGGACACGAAACGGAAGAAGCGGATGTATGA
- the LOC105338403 gene encoding innexin unc-9 isoform X10, with amino-acid sequence MDSIIGSVGRVANVKVRNDDDLIDRLNHFYTTGILIIFTVVVSARQYVGDPIRCWCPAEFPGTHVDYTNNICWISNTYYIPLDEMVPPQHQLHLRREKELNYYQWVPVMLLIQALMFYIPCIIWRILNGQSGINVDRIVSLGSNAQFESPETRVRTIKYLVKHVDRCLSNQRDTRGTCCVQLRHILSTKLSILCGRRYGNFLVAIYFLMKAMYIANAIGQLFLLNEFLGTDFNVYGFQVLDELVNGKEWTGSHRFPRVTLCDFQIRQVTNLQQYTVQCVLPINLFNEKIYIFLWFWLVFVCILSCYSLTNWMWHMVFPTTRIQYVRKFLKLMERLGTGPDRKLAARFVMDYLRHDGVFTLRLIGKNSSDIVVAEIVSELWDMYRSKKCIQIRTNSQNPGHETEEADV; translated from the exons atGGACAGCATTATTGGGTCTGTTGGACGGGTAGCCAATGTCAAGGTTCGGAATGATGACGATCTGATAGACAGACTCAACCATTTCTACACCACAGGTATCCTCATCATCTTCACCGTGGTGGTCAGCGCTCGGCAGTACGTGGGCGACCCCATACGGTGCTGGTGTCCGGCGGAATTCCCCGGCACCCACGTGGACTACACAAACAATATCTGTTGGATCTCAAATACATACTACATACCGCTAGACGAg ATGGTGCCGCCACAACATCAGCTACACTTGCGAAGAGAAAAAGAGTTGAATTACTACCAGTGGGTTCCTGTAATGCTACTCATTCAAGCACTAATGTTTTATATTCCTTGCATTATTTGGCGCATTTTGAATGGCCAGTCTGGAATAAATGTCGATAGAATCGTCAGTCTTGGAAGTAACGCTCAGTTTGAAAGTCCAGAAACTCGTGTTCGGACTATAAAGTATCTTGTCAAGCATGTCGATAGATGTCTTTCAAATCAACGAGACACAAGGGGGACTTGTTGTGTGCAGCTCAGACACATTTTGTCCACCAAGTTATCAATATTATGTGGGCGACGGTACGGGAACTTCCTGGTGGCGATCTATTTCCTGATGAAAGCTATGTACATTGCCAACGCCATTGGACAGTTGTTTCTGCTCAATGAGTTCCTCGGGACGGATTTTAATGTATACGGATTCCAAGTATTAGACGAACTAGTCAACGGGAAGGAGTGGACCGGATCTCATAGGTTTCCGAGGGTAACTCTGTGTGACTTTCAAATCCGCCAAGTGACGAATTTGCAGCAGTATACAGTTCAGTGTGTTCTGCCGATTAACCTGTTTAACGAAAAGATATACATTTTCTTGTGGTTTTGGCTCGTGTTTGTCTGCATTTTATCGTGCTATAGTTTAACTAACTGGATGTGGCACATGGTCTTTCCGACGACACGGATCCAGTATGTGCGAAAATTCCTAAAACTAATGGAACGATTGGGGACAGGTCCCGACCGGAAGCTTGCGGCTCGATTCGTCATGGATTATCTAAGACATGATGGCGTGTTTACGCTCAGACTCATAGGGAAGAATTCTAGTGACATAGTGGTGGCTGAGATTGTCTCCGAGTTATGGGATATGTATCGAAGCAAAAAGTGCATCCAGATAAGGACTAACAGCCAAAACCCTGGACACGAAACGGAAGAAGCGGATGTATGA
- the LOC105338403 gene encoding innexin unc-9 isoform X2: MTGHHAAIHSRGMMDSIIGSVGRVANVKVRNDDDLIDRLNHFYTTGILIIFTVVVSARQYVGDPIRCWCPAEFPGTHVDYTNNICWISNTYYIPLDEMVPPQHQLHLRREKELNYYQWVPVMLLIQALMFYIPCIIWRILNGQSGINVDRIVSLGSNAQFESPETRVRTIKYLVKHVDRCLSNQRDTRGTCCVQLRHILSTKLSILCGRRYGNFLVAIYFLMKAMYIANAIGQLFLLNEFLGTDFNVYGFQVLDELVNGKEWTGSHRFPRVTLCDFQIRQVTNLQQYTVQCVLPINLFNEKIYIFLWFWLVFVCILSCYSLTNWMWHMVFPTTRIQYVRKFLKLMERLGTGPDRKLAARFVMDYLRHDGVFTLRLIGKNSSDIVVAEIVSELWDMYRSKKCIQIRTNSQNPGHETEEADV, translated from the exons ATGACAGGGCATCATGCAGCTATTCACTCGCGTGGCAT gatGGACAGCATTATTGGGTCTGTTGGACGGGTAGCCAATGTCAAGGTTCGGAATGATGACGATCTGATAGACAGACTCAACCATTTCTACACCACAGGTATCCTCATCATCTTCACCGTGGTGGTCAGCGCTCGGCAGTACGTGGGCGACCCCATACGGTGCTGGTGTCCGGCGGAATTCCCCGGCACCCACGTGGACTACACAAACAATATCTGTTGGATCTCAAATACATACTACATACCGCTAGACGAg ATGGTGCCGCCACAACATCAGCTACACTTGCGAAGAGAAAAAGAGTTGAATTACTACCAGTGGGTTCCTGTAATGCTACTCATTCAAGCACTAATGTTTTATATTCCTTGCATTATTTGGCGCATTTTGAATGGCCAGTCTGGAATAAATGTCGATAGAATCGTCAGTCTTGGAAGTAACGCTCAGTTTGAAAGTCCAGAAACTCGTGTTCGGACTATAAAGTATCTTGTCAAGCATGTCGATAGATGTCTTTCAAATCAACGAGACACAAGGGGGACTTGTTGTGTGCAGCTCAGACACATTTTGTCCACCAAGTTATCAATATTATGTGGGCGACGGTACGGGAACTTCCTGGTGGCGATCTATTTCCTGATGAAAGCTATGTACATTGCCAACGCCATTGGACAGTTGTTTCTGCTCAATGAGTTCCTCGGGACGGATTTTAATGTATACGGATTCCAAGTATTAGACGAACTAGTCAACGGGAAGGAGTGGACCGGATCTCATAGGTTTCCGAGGGTAACTCTGTGTGACTTTCAAATCCGCCAAGTGACGAATTTGCAGCAGTATACAGTTCAGTGTGTTCTGCCGATTAACCTGTTTAACGAAAAGATATACATTTTCTTGTGGTTTTGGCTCGTGTTTGTCTGCATTTTATCGTGCTATAGTTTAACTAACTGGATGTGGCACATGGTCTTTCCGACGACACGGATCCAGTATGTGCGAAAATTCCTAAAACTAATGGAACGATTGGGGACAGGTCCCGACCGGAAGCTTGCGGCTCGATTCGTCATGGATTATCTAAGACATGATGGCGTGTTTACGCTCAGACTCATAGGGAAGAATTCTAGTGACATAGTGGTGGCTGAGATTGTCTCCGAGTTATGGGATATGTATCGAAGCAAAAAGTGCATCCAGATAAGGACTAACAGCCAAAACCCTGGACACGAAACGGAAGAAGCGGATGTATGA
- the LOC105338403 gene encoding innexin unc-9 isoform X3, whose product MLWSHGHFWMDSIIGSVGRVANVKVRNDDDLIDRLNHFYTTGILIIFTVVVSARQYVGDPIRCWCPAEFPGTHVDYTNNICWISNTYYIPLDEMVPPQHQLHLRREKELNYYQWVPVMLLIQALMFYIPCIIWRILNGQSGINVDRIVSLGSNAQFESPETRVRTIKYLVKHVDRCLSNQRDTRGTCCVQLRHILSTKLSILCGRRYGNFLVAIYFLMKAMYIANAIGQLFLLNEFLGTDFNVYGFQVLDELVNGKEWTGSHRFPRVTLCDFQIRQVTNLQQYTVQCVLPINLFNEKIYIFLWFWLVFVCILSCYSLTNWMWHMVFPTTRIQYVRKFLKLMERLGTGPDRKLAARFVMDYLRHDGVFTLRLIGKNSSDIVVAEIVSELWDMYRSKKCIQIRTNSQNPGHETEEADV is encoded by the exons ATGTTGTGGAGTCACGGCCATTTTTG gatGGACAGCATTATTGGGTCTGTTGGACGGGTAGCCAATGTCAAGGTTCGGAATGATGACGATCTGATAGACAGACTCAACCATTTCTACACCACAGGTATCCTCATCATCTTCACCGTGGTGGTCAGCGCTCGGCAGTACGTGGGCGACCCCATACGGTGCTGGTGTCCGGCGGAATTCCCCGGCACCCACGTGGACTACACAAACAATATCTGTTGGATCTCAAATACATACTACATACCGCTAGACGAg ATGGTGCCGCCACAACATCAGCTACACTTGCGAAGAGAAAAAGAGTTGAATTACTACCAGTGGGTTCCTGTAATGCTACTCATTCAAGCACTAATGTTTTATATTCCTTGCATTATTTGGCGCATTTTGAATGGCCAGTCTGGAATAAATGTCGATAGAATCGTCAGTCTTGGAAGTAACGCTCAGTTTGAAAGTCCAGAAACTCGTGTTCGGACTATAAAGTATCTTGTCAAGCATGTCGATAGATGTCTTTCAAATCAACGAGACACAAGGGGGACTTGTTGTGTGCAGCTCAGACACATTTTGTCCACCAAGTTATCAATATTATGTGGGCGACGGTACGGGAACTTCCTGGTGGCGATCTATTTCCTGATGAAAGCTATGTACATTGCCAACGCCATTGGACAGTTGTTTCTGCTCAATGAGTTCCTCGGGACGGATTTTAATGTATACGGATTCCAAGTATTAGACGAACTAGTCAACGGGAAGGAGTGGACCGGATCTCATAGGTTTCCGAGGGTAACTCTGTGTGACTTTCAAATCCGCCAAGTGACGAATTTGCAGCAGTATACAGTTCAGTGTGTTCTGCCGATTAACCTGTTTAACGAAAAGATATACATTTTCTTGTGGTTTTGGCTCGTGTTTGTCTGCATTTTATCGTGCTATAGTTTAACTAACTGGATGTGGCACATGGTCTTTCCGACGACACGGATCCAGTATGTGCGAAAATTCCTAAAACTAATGGAACGATTGGGGACAGGTCCCGACCGGAAGCTTGCGGCTCGATTCGTCATGGATTATCTAAGACATGATGGCGTGTTTACGCTCAGACTCATAGGGAAGAATTCTAGTGACATAGTGGTGGCTGAGATTGTCTCCGAGTTATGGGATATGTATCGAAGCAAAAAGTGCATCCAGATAAGGACTAACAGCCAAAACCCTGGACACGAAACGGAAGAAGCGGATGTATGA